From the Oryza glaberrima chromosome 5, OglaRS2, whole genome shotgun sequence genome, one window contains:
- the LOC127773288 gene encoding hexokinase-5, with amino-acid sequence MGKAAAVGTAVVVAAAVGVAVVLARRRRRRDLELVEGAAAERKRKVAAVIEDVEHALSTPTALLRGISDAMVTEMERGLRGDSHAMVKMLITYVDNLPTGNEQGLFYALDLGGTNFRVLRVQLGGKEKRVVQQQYEEVSIPPHLMVGTSMELFDFIASALSKFVDTEGDDFHLPEGRQRELGFTFSFPVSQTSISSGTLIKWTKGFSINDAVGEDVVSELGKAMERQGLDMKITALVNDTVGTLAGGRYADNSVVAAIILGTGTNAAYVENANAIPKWTGLLPRSGNMVINTEWGSFKSDKLPLSEFDKAMDFESLNPGEQIYEKLISGMYLGEIVRRILLKLAHDAALFGDVVPSKLEQPFVLRTPDMSAMHHDSSHDLKTVGAKLKDIVGVPDTSLEVRYITSHICDIVAERAARLAAAGIYGVLKKLGRDKMPKDGSKMPRTVIALDGGLYEHYKKFSSCLESTLTDLLGDDVSSSVVTKLANDGSGIGAALLAASHSQYAEID; translated from the exons atggggaaggcggcggcggtggggacggcggtggtggtggccgcggcggtcggggtggcggtggtgctggcgcggaggcggaggaggagggacctGGAGCTGGTGGAGGGAGCCGCggcggagaggaagaggaaggtggcggcggtgatcgAGGACGTGGAGCACGCGCTGTCGACCCCGACGGCGCTGCTGCGGGGCATCTCGGACGCCATGGTCACCGAGATGGAGCGAGGCCTGCGCGGGGACAGCCACGCCATGGTCAAGATGCTCATCACCTACGTCGACAACCTCCCCACCGG AAATGAACAGGGGTTGTTTTATGCATTGGATCTTGGAGGAACCAACTTCCGCGTCCTGCGAGTCCAACTCGGTGGCAAGGAGAAACGTGTCGTCCAACAACAGTACGAGGAAGTCTCAATTCCACCACATCTGATGGTTGGAACTTCCATG GAACTGTTTGATTTTATTGCTTCtgcattgtcaaaatttgttgATACTGAAGGTGATGATTTCCACCTCCCAGAAGGGAGACAGAGAGAGCTGGGCTTCACCTTTTCCTTCCCAGTGAGCCAGACATCAATATCGTCAGGAACGCTCATCAAGTggacaaagggtttctccatcAATGACGCG GTTGGTGAAGACGTTGTATCTGAGTTGGGCAAGGCCATGGAGAGGCAGGGATTAGATATGAAAATTACAGCATTG GTTAATGACACTGTCGGCACATTGGCTGGTGGGAGGTATGCGGATAACAGTGTTGTTGCTGCTATAATATTGGGCACTGGTACAAATGCAGCATATGTTGAGAATGCTAATGCAATTCCTAAATGGACCGGTTTACTGCCTAGGTCCGGAAATATG GTAATCAACACAGAATGGGGGAGCTTTAAATCAGATAAGCTTCCTCTTTCAGAATTCGATAAAGCAATGGATTTTGAAAGCTTGAATCCTGGAGAGCAG ATATATGAAAAGTTGATTTCTGGCATGTATCTTGGAGAGATAGTGCGAAGAATCTTGCTGAAGCTTGCTCATGATGCAGCTTTGTTTGGGGATGTTGTTCCATCTAAGCTAGAGCAACCGTTTGTACTAAG GACACCGGATATGTCAGCCATGCATCATGACTCGTCACATGACCTTAAAACTGTTGGAGCTAAGCTAAAGGATATCGTCGGG GTCCCAGATACTTCCCTGGAAGTAAGATACATTACCAGTCACATTTGTGACATAGTTGCAGAGCGTGCTGCACGCTTGGCTGCTGCTGGCATATATGGGGTCCTAAAGAAGCTAGGTCGGGACAAGATGCCAAAAGACGGCAGTAAGATGCCTAGGACTGTCATTGCCTTGGATGGTGGGCTCTATGAACATTACAAGAAGTTCAGCAGTTGCTTAGAATCAACTCTAACAGACCTTCTTGGGGATGATGTCTCGTCTTCTGTGGTTACCAAGCTGGCCAACGATGGTTCTGGCATTGGAGCTGCTCTTCTCGCAGCCTCGCACTCCCAGTATGCCGAGATCGACTAG